One part of the Streptomyces nigra genome encodes these proteins:
- a CDS encoding flavoprotein has protein sequence MVGSAAGGVEALRTGLVGPAMDRGWQVAVTLTPTAGKWLRMIGEVERLEKLTGLPVRDEPRLPGEDRPHPPVDCYVVAPASANTVAKLATGLMDNQALTQVGEAMGTLGLPVVIFPRVNAAHARHPAWQGHVDALRAGGVHVVYGPDVWPLYEPREAPAGRELPWAAVLDAVVEATR, from the coding sequence GTGGTCGGGTCGGCGGCCGGAGGCGTTGAGGCTTTGCGCACCGGTCTTGTCGGACCCGCGATGGACCGAGGATGGCAGGTGGCCGTCACCCTCACGCCGACCGCAGGTAAGTGGCTACGGATGATCGGCGAGGTTGAGCGGCTGGAGAAGCTCACCGGCCTGCCTGTGCGTGACGAACCGCGTCTCCCTGGAGAGGACAGACCGCATCCGCCGGTTGACTGCTACGTGGTCGCCCCCGCGTCGGCCAACACAGTTGCCAAGCTCGCGACCGGCCTCATGGACAACCAGGCGCTGACACAGGTTGGCGAGGCCATGGGCACCCTCGGTCTGCCGGTTGTCATCTTCCCTCGGGTGAACGCGGCGCACGCTCGCCACCCCGCGTGGCAGGGCCACGTCGATGCCCTTCGGGCCGGGGGAGTGCACGTCGTCTACGGCCCGGACGTCTGGCCGCTGTACGAACCGAGGGAAGCGCCGGCGGGGCGCGAACTCCCGTGGGCCGCAGTGCTCGACGCCGTGGTGGAAGCCACTCGGTGA
- a CDS encoding GntR family transcriptional regulator encodes MEQSPEAPKQTPTAKEIAADFREKITGPNREYDPGDRLPAARKLAKDLGVQLMTVQSAYGQLRDEGLVLTQQGRGTFVRDPSVPLGTEPGSSPAFTALAAELSSIHDALRLLGERLDRLEQLVGDGTPPSP; translated from the coding sequence ATGGAGCAGAGTCCAGAAGCGCCCAAGCAGACGCCCACGGCCAAGGAGATCGCCGCGGATTTTCGCGAGAAGATCACGGGCCCGAACCGCGAGTACGATCCGGGAGACCGACTCCCTGCGGCTCGCAAGCTCGCCAAAGACCTTGGCGTTCAGCTCATGACCGTGCAGAGCGCCTACGGCCAGCTCCGTGACGAGGGACTGGTTCTCACCCAGCAGGGTCGCGGGACGTTCGTCCGAGACCCGTCGGTGCCGCTCGGTACCGAGCCGGGCAGTAGTCCCGCGTTCACCGCACTGGCAGCAGAACTCAGCTCGATTCATGACGCTCTTCGTCTGCTCGGTGAGCGACTGGACCGCCTTGAACAGCTTGTCGGTGACGGGACTCCACCCTCGCCGTAA
- a CDS encoding helix-turn-helix transcriptional regulator has protein sequence MTVREVCTELKGISRRTFYRWQEIGQAPQAFKLPNGEWRMWRSDFDAWLHARERTAA, from the coding sequence ATGACGGTGCGTGAGGTTTGTACCGAACTGAAGGGCATTTCACGGCGGACCTTCTACCGGTGGCAGGAGATCGGGCAGGCGCCGCAGGCGTTCAAGCTGCCCAACGGTGAATGGCGCATGTGGCGCAGTGACTTCGACGCATGGCTGCATGCCCGGGAGAGGACCGCGGCATGA
- a CDS encoding bifunctional DNA primase/polymerase, producing MPHLDGSAQLTAALDAASRDWRVFPLIPGDKRPAVSDWETRATTDPDRITRAWSVAAFNVGIATGPSGLVVIDLDKPKHPGDTPPAAWAEHGVTDGADVLAVLCERHGQPFPADTYTVRTWSGGTHLYFLAPEGEPLRNTAGDSARGLGWKVDTRAWGGLVVGAGSTFAGHPYEVTHHGPVAPLPGWLAELLRPAPLPPQTPVTVALTGHGRRTAFLRSAINGEVQRVTGSGPHEHNNSLYIAAVALGQLVAGGELGEADVTGWLLTAALQVGQGEREARRTISSGLRAGARRPRTVAA from the coding sequence ATGCCGCACCTGGACGGCTCTGCCCAGCTCACCGCCGCGCTTGACGCAGCGTCGCGTGACTGGCGCGTCTTCCCCCTGATTCCCGGTGACAAGCGCCCGGCCGTCTCCGACTGGGAGACCCGCGCCACCACCGACCCGGACCGCATCACCCGCGCGTGGTCCGTTGCCGCCTTCAACGTGGGCATCGCCACCGGCCCGTCCGGCCTGGTAGTCATTGACCTGGACAAGCCCAAGCACCCCGGCGACACCCCGCCGGCCGCTTGGGCCGAGCACGGCGTCACCGACGGCGCCGACGTGCTCGCCGTGCTCTGCGAGCGCCACGGCCAGCCCTTCCCCGCCGACACCTACACGGTGCGCACGTGGAGCGGCGGCACCCACCTGTACTTCCTCGCGCCCGAGGGCGAGCCCCTGCGTAACACCGCCGGGGACAGCGCCCGTGGGCTGGGCTGGAAGGTCGACACCCGCGCGTGGGGCGGGCTCGTTGTCGGCGCGGGCAGCACCTTCGCCGGACACCCGTACGAGGTCACCCACCACGGCCCCGTGGCGCCCCTGCCGGGCTGGCTCGCTGAACTCCTGCGCCCGGCCCCGCTGCCCCCGCAGACACCCGTCACGGTCGCCCTCACCGGCCACGGACGGCGCACCGCCTTCCTCCGCTCCGCGATCAACGGGGAGGTGCAGCGGGTCACCGGCTCCGGCCCGCACGAGCACAACAACAGCCTCTACATCGCCGCGGTCGCCCTCGGACAGCTCGTTGCCGGAGGCGAGTTGGGCGAAGCCGACGTCACCGGCTGGCTCCTCACGGCCGCGCTCCAAGTCGGCCAGGGCGAGCGCGAGGCACGGCGTACCATCTCCTCCGGCCTGCGTGCCGGAGCACGTCGCCCCCGGACGGTCGCCGCATGA
- a CDS encoding DUF2637 domain-containing protein: MTTATETARPAVPPLTKPEMGLAGLGALAAAGVGALGLIASFDAVSFAAARWGFGAPWMLPVGIDVAIPVFTVANLLLIRMDMALAWVRFVPWALTLVTCGLNVAAGHTLWAKVAHGTMPLLWVVFSEIGAHVYAVRIGAATGRRMEKVRFSRWMLAPLSTFALWRRMTLWEITSYSEALKRERERQLARARLRERHGRRWRSKTPRPERVLLKLGELAPASEDVPPVPQQQTEEPKAPKAPRKRQAGTKGKAKTAKAPRTPAELLAEAREATADWADDAINAEAIRTTLHCSAANSRVLRDLLLSERAEGRRLHSVDGDEGTEEAAA, translated from the coding sequence ATGACGACCGCAACCGAGACGGCACGGCCGGCGGTGCCGCCGCTGACGAAGCCGGAGATGGGTCTTGCCGGACTGGGCGCGTTGGCCGCGGCCGGGGTCGGCGCCCTGGGGCTGATTGCCTCGTTCGACGCGGTCTCCTTTGCCGCCGCCCGTTGGGGCTTCGGCGCGCCATGGATGCTGCCGGTCGGCATCGATGTGGCCATTCCGGTGTTCACCGTGGCCAACCTGCTTTTGATCCGGATGGACATGGCGTTGGCGTGGGTGCGGTTCGTGCCCTGGGCGCTAACGCTGGTCACGTGCGGGTTGAACGTCGCAGCCGGGCACACGCTGTGGGCAAAGGTCGCGCACGGCACGATGCCCCTGCTGTGGGTGGTGTTCTCCGAGATCGGCGCCCACGTCTACGCCGTCCGGATCGGCGCCGCCACTGGCCGCCGGATGGAGAAGGTGCGATTCTCCCGCTGGATGCTCGCCCCGCTATCGACCTTCGCTCTGTGGCGGCGGATGACGCTGTGGGAGATCACTTCCTACTCCGAGGCGCTGAAGCGGGAGCGGGAGCGGCAGCTGGCCCGCGCTCGGCTGCGCGAGCGGCATGGCCGGCGGTGGCGGTCGAAGACCCCGCGCCCGGAACGCGTGCTGCTGAAGTTGGGCGAGCTGGCCCCGGCGAGCGAGGACGTCCCGCCCGTGCCGCAGCAGCAGACGGAAGAGCCGAAGGCGCCCAAGGCGCCGCGCAAGCGCCAGGCTGGCACCAAGGGCAAGGCCAAGACTGCCAAGGCGCCGCGGACCCCGGCGGAACTGCTCGCCGAGGCGCGTGAGGCCACGGCCGACTGGGCCGATGACGCGATCAACGCGGAAGCCATCCGGACCACGCTGCACTGCTCGGCTGCCAACTCCCGCGTGCTGCGCGACCTGTTGCTGAGCGAGCGGGCCGAGGGGCGCCGCCTGCACTCCGTCGACGGCGACGAGGGGACCGAGGAGGCGGCGGCATGA
- a CDS encoding helix-turn-helix domain-containing protein: protein MRGLGDHLSIGERIAFYRKRRGYTQEVLAGLVGRSTDWLAKIETGRRKPPRIDMLAELSRTLRVPLGDLLGQTVLMEDERQQDDVPAVRDALMSPRRLSRLLFGPEAETQLPTPAPVAVRVEQAWNDYQGGRLGSVIAALPALLQTAQELEERAARRGDDHGDCWAVSARTHHLAATTLAKIGESDISWLAAERAMRAADESDDPLVLASAARSGTHALLANGRYDDALELGNTAATWLSAQVTDSNPAALSLLGMIHLRAAVAAARHQDRPTATALLDRAEELADDLGSDENYWQTGFGPTNVLLHRLSIELDLDNVSYVVEHGRINVDHMPQERSVSHRIDFARALSLAGQGDEAFAELRTAERTSPQLVRNNPRVRETLRDLIKQSPVTSGSRSSEVFVMAQRCRAVQ from the coding sequence ATGCGTGGTCTTGGAGATCACCTCAGCATCGGCGAGCGCATCGCGTTCTACCGGAAGCGCCGCGGCTACACGCAAGAGGTGCTGGCCGGTCTGGTCGGTCGTAGCACTGACTGGCTCGCGAAGATCGAGACGGGACGCCGAAAGCCGCCCCGTATCGACATGCTCGCGGAGCTGTCGCGCACCCTGCGCGTGCCTCTCGGGGATCTACTCGGTCAGACCGTGCTCATGGAAGACGAGCGGCAGCAGGACGATGTCCCCGCCGTACGTGACGCCCTCATGAGCCCGCGTCGGCTCTCGCGCCTGCTCTTCGGCCCTGAGGCTGAGACCCAGCTTCCGACACCTGCCCCTGTGGCCGTGCGTGTCGAGCAGGCATGGAACGACTACCAGGGCGGACGGCTCGGCAGCGTAATCGCAGCCTTGCCGGCGCTTCTTCAGACCGCACAGGAACTGGAGGAACGAGCGGCGCGCCGCGGCGATGACCATGGCGACTGCTGGGCAGTGTCAGCCCGTACGCACCACCTTGCGGCTACGACTCTTGCGAAGATCGGCGAGTCGGACATCTCATGGCTTGCTGCCGAGCGCGCGATGCGAGCCGCTGACGAGTCGGACGACCCGCTCGTGTTGGCGTCGGCTGCGCGATCCGGCACGCATGCCCTGCTCGCCAACGGGCGCTATGACGATGCGCTAGAGCTGGGCAACACGGCAGCTACGTGGCTGTCGGCTCAGGTGACCGACAGCAACCCGGCGGCGCTCAGCCTTCTGGGCATGATCCACCTGCGTGCCGCCGTCGCGGCGGCACGGCATCAGGACCGGCCCACCGCAACGGCACTACTGGACCGTGCCGAAGAACTCGCGGATGACCTCGGGTCGGATGAGAACTACTGGCAGACGGGGTTCGGGCCGACGAACGTACTGCTCCATCGCCTGTCTATTGAGCTGGACCTCGACAACGTCTCGTACGTGGTGGAACACGGCCGGATCAACGTCGACCACATGCCGCAGGAGCGCAGCGTCTCGCACCGTATCGACTTCGCCCGTGCCCTGTCCCTCGCTGGGCAGGGGGATGAAGCGTTCGCGGAGCTACGTACAGCTGAGCGGACATCGCCGCAGCTCGTACGCAACAATCCAAGGGTGCGCGAGACGCTGCGGGACCTGATCAAGCAGTCTCCCGTGACCAGCGGTTCGCGTTCGTCCGAGGTGTTCGTGATGGCTCAGCGGTGCAGGGCGGTGCAGTGA
- a CDS encoding GGDEF domain-containing protein — protein MNTVLTMLAAAAPVASGWSAHTLWLRRRLNVARRDPLTGLRTREAFTRRATALLRDPRAVVVLADVDRFKQINDTFGHAAGDALLKTTADRLAYHVGRSGVAGRLGGDEFAAVLIDDHGTASDMLAVLHGVLARPVDGQDPAVHTTVSLGWVRAADFPGDDLSGLLRRADEAMYAAKQARAGTRRAGLGRLFATVTGRRAGRAGARTDALVVGVAA, from the coding sequence ATGAACACCGTGTTGACCATGCTGGCCGCGGCGGCGCCGGTCGCCTCCGGCTGGTCGGCGCACACGCTGTGGCTACGGCGGCGCCTGAACGTCGCCCGCCGTGACCCGCTGACCGGGCTGCGGACGCGCGAGGCGTTCACCCGTCGCGCCACGGCTCTGCTGCGGGACCCCCGGGCGGTTGTGGTGCTGGCCGACGTTGACCGCTTCAAGCAGATCAACGACACCTTCGGGCATGCGGCCGGGGACGCGCTGTTGAAGACGACCGCGGACCGGCTCGCCTACCACGTCGGCCGTTCCGGGGTGGCCGGGCGGCTCGGGGGCGACGAGTTCGCCGCCGTCCTGATCGACGACCACGGCACCGCCTCCGACATGCTCGCCGTGCTGCACGGCGTGCTCGCCCGTCCGGTCGACGGCCAGGACCCGGCCGTACACACCACGGTCTCTCTCGGCTGGGTGCGCGCTGCGGACTTCCCCGGCGACGACCTGTCCGGGTTGCTGCGGCGGGCCGATGAGGCGATGTACGCGGCCAAGCAGGCCCGCGCCGGTACCCGCCGCGCCGGGTTGGGGCGACTGTTCGCCACGGTCACCGGGCGGCGCGCCGGCCGCGCCGGAGCCCGGACCGATGCTCTGGTCGTAGGGGTGGCGGCCTGA
- a CDS encoding RRQRL motif-containing zinc-binding protein has protein sequence MSAYSKCFDPSGARFGVPTYPWRFAPDGYATRRQLRAAGLRPGGQPVAAQVMRSHRGRKAGVQVAYLYRVDRAKPVRPMTSRKWGALALAMLARRTCPKCRITYSYCIPTSLGMCLLCTYPEEQRAA, from the coding sequence ATGTCCGCCTACAGCAAGTGCTTCGACCCGTCTGGTGCCCGGTTCGGGGTCCCCACGTACCCGTGGCGATTCGCCCCGGACGGCTACGCCACTCGCCGGCAGCTGCGTGCGGCCGGGCTGCGGCCGGGCGGACAGCCGGTCGCCGCACAGGTAATGCGCAGCCACCGGGGCCGCAAGGCCGGGGTGCAGGTCGCCTACCTCTACCGCGTCGACCGCGCGAAGCCGGTCCGGCCGATGACCTCCCGCAAGTGGGGTGCGCTCGCCCTGGCGATGCTCGCCCGCCGCACCTGCCCCAAGTGCCGGATCACCTACAGCTACTGCATCCCGACCTCGCTCGGGATGTGCCTCCTCTGCACCTACCCCGAGGAACAGCGCGCCGCCTGA
- a CDS encoding tyrosine-type recombinase/integrase, protein MRSLDVKIWGVRKRNTKKSSYDVRWTVAGAVFSDQFRTKGLADHYRSKMLRAAHAGEEFDTETGLPDSMVEKATTLTWYAFAQKYLAMKWPHAAPNTRNGINEALTAVTMALLDERPGQPSEEMIRRALRNWAFILPGPDKRELPTEIANTLHWVAKASRPLSDLGDAAIGRAVLDSLKLKLDGTAAAAETVRRKRRTLVNALHYAVDLGEFKENPITGIRWKEPKVAGEVDPRVVANPAQARSLLAAVSYVGGYGRARGRRLVGLFACMYYGALRPAEAVGLTDSDLKLPETGWGTVLLNRTRPSVGKQWTDSGETHDDRGLKNRPAEEVRLVPIPPQLVAILRQHLDTFGTAEDGRLFTNERGGVVGSSTYYRVWQEARALALPPAAAASPLAARPYDLRHSALSTWLNSGVDPTEVAERAGNSVEVLLSRYAKCIDGRQEIVNRKIEELLREYE, encoded by the coding sequence ATGAGGTCTCTCGATGTGAAGATCTGGGGTGTTCGAAAGAGGAACACGAAGAAGTCGTCCTATGACGTGAGATGGACTGTTGCCGGAGCCGTGTTCTCCGATCAGTTTCGCACCAAAGGGCTTGCGGACCACTACCGATCCAAGATGCTTCGTGCCGCTCATGCGGGCGAAGAGTTCGACACGGAAACAGGGCTGCCCGACTCCATGGTCGAAAAGGCAACCACGCTGACCTGGTATGCCTTCGCCCAGAAGTACCTCGCCATGAAGTGGCCGCACGCGGCGCCGAACACGCGCAACGGGATCAATGAGGCTCTGACCGCCGTCACGATGGCCCTTCTTGACGAGCGTCCGGGGCAGCCGTCCGAGGAAATGATCAGAAGGGCGCTCCGCAACTGGGCCTTCATCCTTCCCGGACCGGACAAGCGCGAATTGCCGACCGAGATCGCGAACACCTTGCATTGGGTGGCCAAGGCGTCGCGCCCGCTCTCGGACCTCGGTGACGCTGCGATCGGCAGGGCCGTCCTGGATTCGCTCAAGCTGAAGCTCGATGGGACGGCGGCAGCCGCGGAGACTGTCCGGCGCAAGCGTCGGACACTCGTCAACGCGCTGCACTATGCAGTGGACCTCGGGGAATTCAAAGAGAATCCGATCACGGGCATCCGCTGGAAGGAACCGAAGGTGGCCGGGGAAGTCGATCCCCGGGTGGTCGCCAATCCTGCGCAGGCCCGTTCCCTGCTGGCTGCGGTCTCGTACGTTGGTGGGTACGGCCGGGCGCGTGGTCGCCGACTCGTCGGCCTGTTCGCCTGCATGTACTACGGCGCTTTGCGCCCGGCTGAGGCCGTCGGCCTCACCGATTCGGACCTGAAACTGCCTGAGACCGGCTGGGGGACGGTACTGCTGAACCGGACACGTCCCAGCGTCGGAAAGCAGTGGACGGACTCCGGTGAGACCCACGACGACCGGGGCCTCAAGAACCGGCCGGCGGAAGAGGTCCGGCTCGTACCGATCCCGCCCCAGCTCGTCGCCATCCTCCGGCAGCACCTCGACACCTTCGGCACCGCCGAGGATGGGCGGCTGTTCACCAACGAACGCGGGGGAGTGGTCGGCTCCTCGACGTACTACCGCGTCTGGCAGGAGGCCCGTGCGCTGGCGCTTCCGCCGGCCGCGGCCGCCTCCCCGCTCGCTGCGCGCCCGTATGACCTCAGGCACTCGGCACTGTCGACCTGGCTCAACTCCGGGGTAGACCCGACGGAGGTCGCCGAGCGTGCGGGCAACAGCGTCGAGGTCCTGCTGAGCCGCTATGCCAAGTGCATCGACGGACGGCAGGAGATCGTCAACCGCAAGATCGAGGAGTTGTTGCGCGAATACGAGTAA
- the repSA gene encoding replication initiator protein RepSA yields the protein MSDTATLAGLDPITLGDLLRVASAPHYHRWEDQIRRTGGCSDPIHLTGWTLHKDKTTGETLHHYSTEHEPGGRLRLACGNRRASRCPSCAWTYAGDTYHLIRAGLAGDDRRDIPATVRDHPRVFATLTAPSFGPVHNRPDQGICRCGTRHASDDPVLGTALDLETYDYAGAVLFNNHAGQLWQRFTTRLRREIAARASLTQRELKERARLSYGKVAEFQKRGALHFHAVIRLDGPDGPDTPPPAWATVDLLADAIRAAAAHSYTSVSVPAAEDQPARTFRWGTQLDVRPVKAFGDGSDITEQAVASYVAKYATKAAENTGTLDHRVGELSELDRHGVPDHARRLIAACKTLDPLYPDRRLWAWAHMLGFRGHFSSKSRRYSTTLGALRQARADYRAAQEHAALGIEDTEPDTVLVLADWQYAGHGHTPGESVLAATIARDLQLNRETAREALRDLVQEGVLT from the coding sequence GTGAGCGACACCGCCACCCTGGCGGGCCTGGATCCGATCACCCTCGGCGATCTGCTGAGGGTGGCTTCGGCCCCTCACTATCACCGCTGGGAGGACCAGATCCGCCGCACGGGCGGCTGCTCCGACCCCATTCACCTGACCGGCTGGACCTTGCACAAGGACAAGACGACCGGTGAGACCCTGCACCACTACTCCACCGAACACGAGCCGGGCGGACGACTGCGCCTCGCCTGCGGCAACCGCCGCGCCTCCCGCTGCCCGTCTTGCGCGTGGACGTATGCGGGCGACACCTACCACCTCATCCGCGCGGGCCTGGCCGGGGACGACCGCCGCGACATCCCCGCCACCGTCCGCGATCACCCCCGCGTCTTCGCGACCCTCACCGCCCCCTCGTTCGGCCCGGTCCACAACCGGCCCGACCAAGGCATCTGCCGCTGCGGCACCCGCCACGCCTCCGACGACCCGGTGCTGGGCACCGCACTCGACCTGGAGACGTACGACTACGCGGGCGCGGTGTTGTTCAACAACCACGCCGGGCAACTCTGGCAACGCTTCACCACCCGCCTTCGCCGCGAGATCGCCGCCCGCGCCAGCCTCACCCAACGCGAGCTGAAAGAGCGTGCCCGGCTGTCGTACGGCAAGGTCGCCGAATTCCAGAAGCGCGGCGCCCTGCACTTCCATGCCGTGATCCGCCTCGACGGCCCGGACGGCCCCGACACGCCGCCGCCCGCCTGGGCAACGGTCGACCTCCTCGCCGACGCCATCCGTGCAGCTGCCGCGCACTCGTACACCTCCGTCTCGGTCCCGGCCGCCGAGGACCAACCGGCCCGCACCTTCCGGTGGGGCACACAGCTCGACGTACGGCCCGTGAAGGCGTTCGGGGACGGCTCCGACATCACCGAACAGGCCGTTGCCTCCTACGTCGCCAAGTACGCGACCAAAGCGGCTGAGAACACCGGGACCCTGGACCACCGCGTTGGGGAGCTGTCCGAACTCGACCGGCACGGCGTCCCCGATCATGCCCGCCGCCTCATCGCCGCGTGCAAGACCCTCGATCCGCTCTACCCGGACCGGCGCCTGTGGGCCTGGGCGCACATGCTCGGCTTCCGCGGCCACTTCTCATCTAAGTCCCGCCGCTACTCGACCACCCTCGGCGCCCTCCGCCAGGCCCGCGCCGACTACCGCGCCGCCCAGGAACACGCCGCCCTCGGCATCGAGGACACCGAGCCGGACACCGTCCTCGTCCTGGCCGACTGGCAATACGCCGGCCACGGCCACACCCCCGGCGAATCCGTTCTGGCCGCCACCATCGCCCGCGACCTCCAGCTCAACCGCGAAACCGCCCGCGAAGCCCTGCGAGACCTCGTACAGGAAGGAGTACTGACGTGA
- a CDS encoding cell division protein FtsK, translated as MKHPDDDNELFNRLEAEMAADSDGAVVDLDKARSARTESADRAPDSGPGRSGDPKPTESVDPGEGESDDSAPTLVDRPAPTQSGPGLIDRIRDSKRLDILPAWAKAGPEFANAMRWLAGHVWHTIAFHAVRVPFLYVPKLIWRSPRGLANTLTRVGRWAVDAEGEPLRQAEARRENSELYLKLSRQRDRRVRLRMLLTILGALAALVMGLFLVYGAEPRTQVIAATLIVLTLGWLGAPADAPLATRAVIKTEVQKLTSDIVVKAMASIGIGQITSAVAKGQDGIKFVAPITREGPGWRADIDLPLGVTVADVADRRARLASGLRRPLGCVWPDADPNEHEGRLILWVGDRDLSKTGLVKWPLATARKHDIFKRIPFGIDPRGRAQSVPMIQHNILIGSLPGQGKTASVRVLACGAAMDPSVELWLHENKGTGDLDSLECVSHRFVSGIDDDSIKYAADSLKLLREEVMRRAAAIKKLPRDLCPDKRITRAIADKRSLKLWPLVGVFDECQNLFAHPKYGKQAGDDAEFIIKLGRALGVILVLATQRPDKDSLPTGISGNVSIRFALKVAGQVENDMILGTSAYKNGVRATSFRPEIDAGNGYLAGATALPVVVRTAYLDDHATHAIAQRAYALRKAEGTLSGHALGEDPEAVTGPSYDLLADVAAVVPPSEERVWNERIAARLAELRPEVYGGWKGENVTSALKPHGIKTRDVAGTTDDGTRTTRRGIVRADLTKAIAERDEKRGAA; from the coding sequence GTGAAACATCCCGACGATGACAACGAACTCTTCAACCGGCTTGAAGCCGAGATGGCCGCCGACTCCGACGGCGCCGTGGTCGACCTGGACAAGGCCCGGTCGGCCCGCACCGAGTCGGCGGACCGCGCGCCCGACTCCGGGCCCGGCCGGTCGGGCGACCCGAAGCCGACCGAGTCGGTCGACCCGGGCGAGGGAGAGTCGGACGACTCCGCCCCGACCCTGGTCGACCGTCCGGCGCCGACTCAGTCGGGCCCCGGTCTGATCGACCGCATCCGCGACTCCAAGCGGCTGGACATCCTCCCGGCGTGGGCGAAGGCGGGCCCGGAGTTCGCCAACGCGATGCGGTGGCTGGCCGGGCATGTCTGGCACACCATCGCCTTCCACGCGGTCCGAGTGCCGTTTCTGTACGTGCCCAAGCTCATCTGGCGCTCGCCGCGCGGCCTGGCCAACACCCTGACCCGCGTGGGCCGCTGGGCGGTCGACGCGGAGGGTGAGCCGCTGCGGCAGGCCGAGGCACGTCGGGAAAACTCCGAGCTGTACCTGAAGCTCTCCCGTCAGCGCGACCGGCGGGTGCGGCTGCGGATGCTCCTCACCATCCTCGGTGCCCTGGCCGCCCTGGTCATGGGCTTGTTCCTGGTCTACGGCGCCGAGCCGCGTACGCAGGTCATCGCCGCCACGCTTATCGTGCTGACGCTGGGCTGGCTGGGCGCGCCGGCGGATGCGCCGCTGGCTACCCGTGCGGTCATCAAGACCGAGGTGCAGAAGCTGACCAGCGACATCGTGGTCAAGGCCATGGCGTCCATCGGCATCGGCCAGATCACCAGTGCCGTGGCCAAGGGGCAGGACGGCATCAAGTTCGTCGCCCCGATCACCCGTGAGGGCCCGGGCTGGCGCGCGGACATCGACCTGCCCCTCGGGGTGACCGTCGCCGACGTGGCCGACCGGCGCGCCCGACTCGCCTCCGGCCTGCGCCGCCCCCTCGGCTGCGTGTGGCCTGACGCCGACCCCAACGAGCACGAGGGGCGCCTCATCCTCTGGGTGGGGGACCGGGATCTGTCCAAGACCGGACTCGTCAAGTGGCCGCTCGCCACCGCCCGCAAGCACGACATCTTCAAGCGGATCCCGTTCGGCATCGACCCGCGCGGCCGGGCTCAGTCCGTACCCATGATCCAGCACAACATCCTGATCGGCTCGCTGCCCGGCCAGGGCAAGACCGCCTCCGTGCGCGTGCTGGCCTGCGGCGCCGCCATGGACCCGTCCGTCGAACTGTGGCTGCACGAGAACAAGGGCACCGGCGACCTGGACTCCCTCGAATGCGTCAGCCACCGGTTCGTCTCCGGCATCGACGACGACTCGATCAAGTACGCGGCCGACTCCCTGAAATTGCTGCGCGAGGAGGTCATGCGCCGCGCGGCTGCGATCAAGAAGCTGCCGCGGGACCTGTGCCCGGACAAGCGCATCACCCGCGCCATCGCCGACAAGCGCTCGCTCAAGCTGTGGCCGCTCGTGGGCGTGTTCGATGAGTGCCAGAACCTGTTCGCGCACCCCAAGTACGGCAAACAGGCAGGTGACGACGCCGAGTTCATCATCAAGCTCGGTCGCGCCCTGGGCGTGATCCTCGTCCTGGCCACGCAGCGCCCGGACAAGGACTCGCTCCCGACCGGCATCAGCGGCAATGTGTCCATCCGCTTCGCTCTCAAGGTCGCCGGGCAGGTCGAGAACGACATGATCCTCGGTACGTCCGCGTACAAGAACGGTGTACGCGCCACCTCGTTCCGCCCGGAGATCGACGCCGGTAACGGCTACCTCGCCGGCGCCACGGCGCTGCCGGTCGTGGTGCGCACCGCCTACCTGGACGACCACGCCACCCACGCCATCGCCCAGCGCGCCTACGCCCTGCGCAAGGCTGAGGGCACCCTGTCCGGCCACGCGCTCGGAGAGGACCCCGAGGCCGTGACCGGCCCCTCGTACGACCTGCTCGCCGACGTCGCCGCGGTCGTGCCGCCGTCGGAAGAGCGGGTGTGGAACGAGCGGATCGCCGCCCGGCTCGCCGAGTTGCGGCCGGAGGTCTACGGCGGCTGGAAGGGCGAGAACGTCACCAGCGCGCTCAAGCCGCACGGCATCAAGACCCGCGACGTGGCCGGGACCACCGACGACGGCACCCGCACCACCCGCCGTGGCATCGTCCGCGCCGACCTCACGAAGGCGATTGCGGAGCGTGACGAAAAGCGGGGCGCCGCCTAG